aagaaaatttttcagatCCTCACAGTTTGTGCACTGAGACTGCTTTGAGTGCTGGGGAGCAGTCTTGATTGCGTAATTTGGAAAGCCAGGCTGAATTGCAGATTGTACTTCCACCTGCCATTCCTTCTGTTGCATCCACTTTGATATCTCCAACTGCTtctattttggctggagaagTTGTTGCTGCTATTACTAATTTGTCAGGTTGTTAATCATGATACAGTGATCTCGACATCTCTTGCCTTGCACAAGGACGTTGAGTCTGTTGAGTATGTGGATGGGGAGTTAGTTTCTAATTCTGACGAAGAATGCAATGATTTTCAAGAGAGGAAGGGTAACTTATCGGCAACTGAAGCTGAATGTTTTGGACTAGATGCTTATAATTTGGATCCCATAGTGGGTTTTTCAATGCAAAAGGATGGGGATGTGGATGGTACTTTCCAACCGGTCACGCAAGAGAAGAAGAAGGGGGTACGGGTTATAGCTCCATCGGATTGCGAGCTTCGTTCAAAGGTaaatttgtgacggccccaccttctcctagggcgtaccctagggttccgcgggtcgcctgcccaactcttgccgggACTCACCTTTACATCTCAagtaaaaatgaatgaaaataagaCCACTAGAACAAGTGTAACAATAGTTCCAAACTTAAAACAtatacttatatacatttccatctcaaaagtagtacaaatccaaatgtacaaaggttctcaattcttcatacaaccaacccttgccaagcgctagggcgagaaccattacacaAATTCAGAAGAACTAGATTGGGTTAGTCTGTacagatctctcgtccttgcacgcatcccctgttaaggaaaacaaaactaatagaatGAGCTACAAGCTCAGTGAGGTCccagacacataatcaacttaaacaaggacatttatcatgtaataacaagtaatccagaaaacatttacaatatgaagcaatgataacacattcattaaaaggatacatgctcacatggagcctttcgttctttcattcacctttcatttccttattcctccaatcattttaaaatgcattttgtaagtgaaaacccctccattgacATTGTCActctttcattcatttcattttacccattctggacattggccagactccacccgataacgtggtaatactcgagtataccaaactttcacccagggtcaccaaatcgtctgaccgagtccgcttctggctcgagtcgacagGTAACAAAGGGCAATGGTCCAGTTTAGctaaacggcttacattcatgtgcaactagcattaatcatgtaatcattgaaaatttcacattcgtttaggtcgagtgcgataaagtacacactcgcctagaaaatttcattttaacaGTCATTGATAACATTGAACATTTAATCATACATCCacaacaagccacatagtcaatgaaaacataacatacaaagaacactcacctatttaaacaAAAGAACGTCCAAAGTATTCTTTCGGGtgataccctcaatcaccaaggaaccctaatataatcaaaagaacacattatgcttcaaccatcaaagatttaagtgattcaaagaaaattcgaatacgtactagtacaaagtataaatatggttttggtagtgaaaatagtacatttaaaccaaaggacataagtaaaatatttgtaaaacttatggtcactcgtaaaactttaaaatctccatttgagtcgaaatgacaaagaaaacgtatttctattagttataaatttcattttttcaagggtacaagtttcggccgaattctaacttatatacctcgataaaagaagacacaaatatcctagatggttcaagtggtattcatcctcaagccttactcgagtcgcaagtatatctacctaaccctcgagcgtaaatttgggcagtacgccctttgtatttacctattttccagccatttatggcttcattcttttcctcaatcagtcccaaagtcacacacaaaataatctcatttcaatagccattcaataggctcaatgtcatacaagtacaaaatcaagctaggaacatgtccggaaatgaagttaagtcataaaacaaaagatagatttgacgccgcttagcgtatcggacacaaccgaagctacgcttatcggactggtgtgcaatttataccgtttcgaaactaagataaagggctacaactttgatgaagaccactcagtccagttcgtaatgtatccaggtcaaaatttcaaagtacagaaccagaatctcacaatcaggctagttaaccgcactatgcgtaaacgaccataactcaggctaccgaagtccgattgaggggTTTTTAGGgctgttggaaagctaagacatagcactacaacttttgtgtttggccaaatgctaattcagtacggatcagggtgaacaaacgcggtcagattggtgaaatgtcaaaactgtccgtaAAAACTacacctatggcagtcaagggtatttttatcatttcacatgatatagTGCTCAGAATGAGCtgaattttacaggcagctataaaacatcatttgctacaactttcatgttttaaactaaggttgattcggcctccatcatggccgaatgatACTGGGCAGAACAGGATAATACTACCAAATGAAAATCCTAAGCTGGAATTTATGCAAACCAActagaaatttctttaggcaaagtAAACTAGCACCTAAACACAAGATTTTGCATACATCAAAACTAGTAAATCATGACCAACCATTACACTTCACATATGGACAGAAAATTCatgataaaaattgaaaatttccataatatcacttccaaccatgaaatattgcataaaactaccaaagttgCCTCCATAAGGCACTAATTTGCAATTATTTGAAATGGAGAAAGGTTCTTAGCATAAATACCTTAAAGCTTAGGCAAAGAGGCTATCCACACCTTTCTCTTCCCAAATCATTCCACAAAAACCCTTAAGCTTCCCTAGAGACCAACTTCTATGGAGTATTTTGCAATATTatcggtgaaatctcaagatccAAGCATGGATTGGAGGATGAAGTTgaggttttctttctctctttcctagctaaggagttcggccaagaggaagaaaggaatgaagaaattttgtccaatttttttccaagataaagatcaagaaaagtcttggtcaaaagtcaaggtccaatggttttgtgacaaatggtcctttagggtttcaatcctatccttttgtctaccaatggtaatttatctagctaacttctaattgtctcctagcacaTTGTACagtaataacacttagcacaaaaatcacttaatcacaaaatcacttaatcaccaaaattttatcgcactagcgggtcccacgtctataatgtgattcaaatttaacgtacactaacttatactaggaaaatgatttaaaactgtacttacttataaaaatgcatagaaaatttaatattttaaaggcaattataaaaatataggcaaaaataaaataatgcctagaaaatgtgaaaattttcgggttctcacaaaattcATCCAAGAACTCTTTCCCAGTCTTGTCCAatgaataaattattttttgtttggaatATTAGGGGCATCTCTAGAGGCCCTAACTTCCGTAGATTGAAGAAGTTGATTCGATTGCATAAGCTTCACTTGGTGGCTATTTGTTAGTCGAAAGTTTCAGTGGATGAATTGCATAATTTTCAAATTCGTCTAGGTATAGATTCAGCTCTTGCTAATAATGATGGGTCCGTTTGGGTTTTTTTCAATAGTTTGGTGACATTTAATGTTGTTGGGTAGTCTGGGCAACATGTATCTTTGTATGTTTAGTGCTATTTATTTCCTTCCTCGTTTATCATGTCTTTTGTTCATGCTAGTTGCTCTGATGACGATCGTCTGATTTTATGGAATTTGTTGTTAGTTGATAATCTCTCTAATGTTCCTTGCATTGTAGGGGGGAGGGGGAGCAGATTTTAATGTTATCGTTGATTCGGAGGAAAAAAGAAGGGGTTGCCTTTTTCATCCATTGGAGGGAGTGGATTTTTTGTCATATATGTCAGAGGCTGGTTTGTTTGATATTGGTTCCATAGGCTCCCATTTTACATGGTGTAATAATCGCTAGGGACGTGCACGCATTTGGAAGAGATTAGACAGATTTTTATGTAATTAGTCTACGTGTTTGTTGAATTTGTCTTTTGAGGTGCAGCATTGGGAGAGAGATCCTTCTTATTACTCTCCTTTATTGCTTTCAGCGACTACACCCCTTGATAACAAACCTAAAGCCTTttgctttcttaatttctggacATCTAATTCTAATTTCGAGGGCATTGGAGTAGTTCTTTTTTGGTACTTCCTTTGGGCAGCGAAGCTACGTAGTTTGAAGAACGTATTGCAGTTGTGGTCCAAGACAACCTATGGTGACATTTTTCAAGCTGTTAAAGACGCGGAGGCAGCTCCTGTACAAGCTGAGGCTAGGTTTGATTTAGGAGATGTTTTTTTTCTGAGCTTAATGAGGTGAGGGCCAAGCTTCGCTATACTTCGAGCATTGAGGAAAAGTTATGGCAGCAAAAGGCTAGAATTAAGTGGCTGCATGATGGGGACAAGAATACTAAATTTTTCCACTCAACTATTGCAGAACGCCGAAGCAGATCGGTTATTCACCGTATCAAGAACTCGGGTGAAACTTGGATTTTGACAGGTTGGAgtctgtacaataataaatacctactcaagaaaaaaatataactttAATATATAGCGATTAGCAAGGTCAAATCTACAGGGATTGGagataatttatttcttttctagcTGAGATAAAAAGGGGGGGGTTTTGGAGAAACTTGAAATTAATCAACTAAATTCAGTAAAATCAAATTaacacaaataaaataaaattgaatcaaTAATAGCAAAACTCTAGCCAGAGAAATAACTGTCAGACAAAGTTCATAAACCGATCATAGATGCAAGGATGAATTCaattatttattgataaattagTTCTAGCATAAAAGCCAACTCTTTCTTATTTTGTCgaatagttaaggtacgaccgttgattatTTCTCTAATCAAGAAACAACCTTAGATATGACCATAGAAGTTTAATTTCCCAATTGAATGAGTAATTAGAAGAGTCTAATTCTAACTAATCAACACGCTACGGGGGTCTCTTTAAGTTAGATTATTCGTTCCCCTAACACAAACCTAGTTATGCCAGTTGCTTCTAGGATTAAAACAATCTAACAATTACGGATTAAATCGCTTCAATTAACAATCGACTATCAAGTCAATTCAAATACCGGGCCCTTTGATATTCGAATAACATAATAGTCATAAATACCAAAAAACAAATAGAtactaacaaataaaaaaatagtgtAATTGATTCGGTCTCACAGTTTGTAGAACAAAGTCTTCAAGCTATCCTCAAGCTAGAAAAAGAATTTAGCTACGCATCCTTGAGGGAAATCCGCAAGACTCCATTGATAACAATTgcgtatcattttttttttctctaaaactaACGAAAGACGAGAAGGTAAGAAAAAAGTGGCGGTATACTTCAAAGAGTCCTCCCAAAATTGTTGTTGGGCAACTCCTAATCAAATGGAGATCCGACTTTCCTAATTCCTCTCGTTTCCTACATAACCTCAACTACTAATAATAAGATATGTTCTccaaaatagaaaaaggaaactactaaagatAATATTTCAAGTTTCTTAATCCAATACTAAGactaataatgaaaattaaGGTCTTCAAAATCTTCCTCCAAAAACTGCCTTGAATTCGATTCAGATTTGGAAATCGATCCCTAACGCATCACCATCAAAGTAATTTTTAGAATGCTGAAAAATTGCTCCATTTAATCACGTCTCACATAATTCCCTACAATTAACACAATTAACCAAATATAATGTTTGATGGTGACGGGTTTATAATGTTTGATGGTGACTTTAACAAAAAATCGAGAGCATTAAAAGTTCAAGAAGATTACAGATCCATAGTGTAATTTCTTAAGAAAAATTAGACAGTCAACTTTTGTGATTATTCAACGGACTGCAGGTTTTCAAACTCAAAACCTTTGTTATTACAGATACCTTCGTGCCTAAGGTCCTAAACATGTCAACAGAAACTCACAGACAACCAAACAAGATTCACAAACATCTTCATAATTTAAGATTGTGCCAAGCCTATTTGTCCCATTTCAACCCCGGTAGACAGGAATGAGTTATCTGAATTCCTAACAGAGCAATTTGCTCGAATTTCACCTCGAGTCCCAGTCAATACGTTCAGCTGCCCCATCTTTATCATTGCATCCACAAACTTCTCAAAAAAGAGTGACTGATTAACTGCAAAACTCGTAACAATTCCTCTCGTCCTACCATCAGTGTACAAGTCCTGGTCCGATGTGAAGAGACCTTGACGGTTCATAAGATCAACATAGTACTTATTATCAAACTTGTTTGGACTTCTAATGTCCATAATAGTTGTGTTATTTGAATCTTTGGTGGGACAAACCCCTTTAAGGTTGTTAGCAAAGGTTTTGTCCATTGTTGTATCTTGATTTGGATATAGCCTAGCAGTGAAGGAAGTGCAATGGCCCCTTCCGATCGTGTGTGCACCAGAAAGAGCCACAGCATCAGTTGCATCAAAATTTTTGGTTGCAAGAGATGTTAGGATGGTACTTGCATTAGCAAAGGGTGGAATAAGATTAGCTATGGTTGCATTTGCTGTAGCAAAGTTGAGTCCGTCCCTTCTTCCTAATGGAACATCATACTCAGGGCCACCAGTCTGCACTAACAAGAAAATTGACAACAATAGTTAGATGCAAAGCTCAAATTTTCAAGTGCACTCCTAAGGAGGTAATAGTACAGTATGTTACTTTGATTTTGTAAATTAGTTCTTTTGTTGTGTAGTCTAAATGGTGCCAGTTTTAGAATATCATATGAGCTCGCCAATATGTTTTAGCAACGAATATGCCTCAATTTTTTCATCATAATCTACaaacaattttaaaattttttttttatcaatttgtttttGCAACTCTCCTTTTCATGTAAATCGATCAACAAATCTAAAATATAAAGAAGACTTTTTAGTTGTTTGCGGTCAGCTACAACTACTTTTCCAGATCACCATATTTTTGTATGCTTATTTTCTGTACTATTTTCTGATGGCTCATTATTTATAGCATGCTGCACGCTACCAGATGATCTTTCATGATGAGCTCATTGGTTATAGCATTCTAATGATTAAAAAGAGTgtaaaattaaaaggaaaataaCAAAGTAAAGGCAAGCGCATGTCATGATTAGGTTTTAGTCCCACTTGGTCGTCATCTATTAATTTCTTATatccatttttttaatttaccaTCCATTCTTTGTATGATAATTATTACTGTAATTGAGATCATTAATGCCATATCCTCGCAGACGTACATCGTTTTCCGTCCTGACCAACTGCTTTCATGTTTGAACTAAAAACTGAagtcaatttttatttttcatggtGGTCGTCATTCATTCAGGAATTTAtgtcaaatttgaaactttggTCATTATCTTTAGCGGACCTGAATCACATGGGATCGTTAGTGAGTGCTACCTTTATACTTATACTtagtgttttatttatttaacttATCATATATACTATTTTTTTTCTACTCTTACGTGTGATAAGTGAAATTGACATTGAATAATGCTACAGAGGATTTCAGCTGGGTCTGAATTGATTCCATATGCCTACGATTACTAATTCTTAGTGTATATATGTTACTGTGAGTGTATAAGAGTGCATATAGGTGAATTTGGCACCctcaaccaaaaaagaaaaaagaaaagaaaaaagggaaaagtgcATATGGATGAAAGTAGGATTATTTACCAGGTAAACAGCGTCCCGGGCAGCTAGAGCTGTTATATCAGAACAGGATACCACCGTACCACACTCTTTCTGCACTCGACTACGAAGGtcattgatgattttgaatgaCTCAAGTCTCAAGGTCAAGTTTGGAATCGCTTGCTGTTCACTCGGCTTACCTGCCGATCCATCCAGCAACACTGAACCATCACAACCCTTACAAATTCATCAAAAGAAAATCATAGGTTCAGTAAATCAGAACCAAAGGAGAATTAATTATATAAACAATTTCAGTGTTGTTACAGCATGAATTTTGGAGAATATAGAAATATTATACCGCAATGGATGTATATGAAATTCTGCCATCAAACTGTTTTTGTTAATCAAAGTGCATTTGATCACTGTTATagttctttctttccttgtttaCAAACTTGACATATAACATTAAAGACAAGTTTGGCTTGACATTTGCTAAAGGGGATTCTCCAAGATTAGTGAACGGAGAATATAATCTACCAAAGCTGGGGGAAGTGACCTTTTGACAAATAGTGATTGAAATTTCATGGCGCATGAACCATGCTAAGATTAACAACCAAAGCTTACACCAAACTGGCTTAAGCGCTGTTTCTTGCTTGATTACCTGGACAAAGCAGTCATGGAAATGGAGGCGAAGCAAGCCAGCAGCTTGGCCAACATCGTCTTTGAATACCTTCTGGAGGCGCTTTCTGACTATAGATTCCAGCTTGGGGCAGCTGGAATCATAGAAAGTCCATGAAAGTCCATTCACTATCGGTGGGGTGCTTTGAGCTTTTGTACCATGAAAACTGCCAAGAAGCAAAAGTAAAGATGAGGTGATAAAAAGAAGAGAGGTCAAAGAATTGGTGCTAACTAAAGCCATAATCGAGTTAGATTTGTCTCCCAGACGGATGAACGAGACTCTATTTATAGAGTAGATAAAGTCACAGcataatttaaaaaaagaaaagaaaaaaaaagaagaagaagaaaaaacgaATTAATGGACTATTTCTCGAGCAAGCTAGGCTACTTATTTCGAGGGACCACGTGAAGGCCATATCTACTTTCGGTGTTCTCGTACAACGATATAAACTCTCAGATGCCATTATTGTAATTGAATCGTGTGTTCCTCATCTTAGcttgtttgatttatgtcgtTATTTCTGAataattttttccttcttgtaactgaaaaaagaaaaagagattcgCAAGTATCTAATTCATtcgtttgaattgctatttttaagagattttgttaaaaaaaaaatttacaataatttgatatatataaaataaaaagatgattaactAATGCGTTCGCAAAGGacgtaaaaatattatttttgtgattttggatgagactgttttttaaatacaataaaatttttaaaaagtactctaaaaggtaatctaaaaattagtttaaatttttttaaaattttaaaaaatatttcaaaatatattctagaaagttttctactcttaaatatcctaaaatattttctgaaaaatatcccaaaatataatataaaaactttgttacaacaaaattttttaaaacactcccaaaaatagctaatccaaacggagagATAATCCATTCAAGCAGTTTTTGCCCAGAATATTGTAaaacaaaatttactcaaaatgcATTGCGACAGGTTTCGTGAAGAATCTTTTGACAATTAGAGATAGAAAGTTCGGATGTGTTTGTACTAAAAGTGcgcaaaaatgaaaagaaaaagtgtTTGTACTAAAAGTAGATGTGAGAGAGAGATAGAAAGTTCGGATGTGTTTGTACTAAAAGTGcgcaaaaatgaaaagaaaaagtgtTTGTACTAAAAGTAGATGTGAGAGAAAAATGTGAAgacctaataaagaaaatgttttTCACTCTAATGTGTGATCTGACACGGGAATGGAAACCATTGAATTATCTTCTGGTAAGACTAGTTGCGTCCCAATGAAAGACAGAAGACGAGAGGTTAGCCCATAATTTCCCAGCAATTGCATCAACCAAATGTAGTACCCATTGCATTGGAGTCTTGAGTGGGGTTCATCATTTCGAGCTTGAAAAGCTCAAACAATTGCAATTCCACGTGCAAATGTAACATGATTACAGGACATGGGCTGGAGTTCACAGTAGAGGGCACGGTATGAACTCAGCTGTACAATCTTGAAAGTGCTTCTTTCCACTGGAAAGGGGAAGGTGACGGAATACTTCGCATTTTCCACCGTAAAACCATTGGCGCCAATAATATGGACATTTTTAGCTCAAACTTGCTATATGTTTAAAAGTGGCTGTGAGAAGACGGAAATTCCGAGTATTATTCCTATTCTGCAACCAGCCACGTTTGCAAATTAATAATTGCAAAGTTATTCCGACATAGATTAACATATCCATGCATCGATTTGTCCTAAGCACTTGGCAATTGTTGCTTCAACGTTTTCCTCTTAGTTGATACCTAattctgccaaaatcgagatgTGGTCGTACCTTGTTGGCTTATTGCATAGAATATGCAGTAGCACAACTGGCTATAGTGGATTGTGTTTAGATGATAAGCAACTTGTTGAAAAGTAACATATTTATGAAATATCTTACTCTTAACATCTGGTCACATTCTCACCTTCACTaccaaaagaaagagaaaaaaggttAGAGAGTGTGGCTTAATGCTATCGGCAATTCAATCCCTAGCAGGATATACCGGTATTTAAGTAtaggaagagaaaacaaaatgggaaaaaagtgaggaaaagagaaaagataaaaaCATTAAGATGAAAAGGGTACATTTTATACAAATAGGTTACACGGGTAAAATGCCTACTAAAAAAGTACAAGCGGCTAAAATGTAACTATATACCCCCTATAGTTTAAAAACCTGTTTATAACCCGCATAGTTTGGATCACTGTTAGtttttttgttaaaactaaAGGTTTTAGTAAAAGGTCgaaatcaaattaataaattgaCAAATATACATTTCcataattttattctttttttttctttaacacacacacacacacacacacacacacacacactctctctctctctctctctcttgggaagagaagagatgattttgaaaatttaggttgtgtttggattgcattttccgtcatttttcatgaaaaaattactgtagcgatttgatatatgtgagggaaaaatgtgatagggaaatgtgatcacgaaaaacgacaatattttccgacgggaacaagcaatccaagcaaggcTTTATACTTTGGTCTCCAGaatcttaattttctccaaatatgaaaaagatggaaggaaaataaaaaaaataaataagaaacaaaaaagatggaagggatatgtaaaacaaataaataagaaacacaAATATCAAATGTTTTTTGGCTACAAATATCATTATGGGTTCCTAAACCAAATATTTAATAGTATTTTCTAATTctaatttatctatttttaattcattttcttctttttatgttTGGGGGGAAAAGGGGAAGtaataaaaagataaatttgtcaatttatttgtttattttgactTTTACTATTTACCATAAGTTTTAACGAAAAAACATTACCAAACCACAGGGGATAAAAGGTGATTTAtcctatatatatacatatgcatacacacacacatatatatatagacacacagacatatatgtacatatatatgtgtatgtgtgtgtgtatacatatacatatatatgcatatatatatacatatatatacacacacacatagatatatatatatatagagagagataTGTGccaatatatgtatatatacacatatataaatatatacatatataaacacacacacatacatatatatatttatatatacaaGTGTATGCACACGTATACTCGCatgcaaatttaaaaaattgcaGTTTTCTCATgaattcactttttagtttaagAATTCAAAACTGAGCATGTTGAGTTCGCTGAGCGGTGGTTGAAACCTCAACATCACATCCCTTGATTTGTTTTGGCTCTTTACCGTATTGAACAGCTGAAGATGACTCGTAAAGAGATTTATAACTACTTACTATCATAAATTTCCAAGTTGATCACGTGAATTACTCTAGAATACGAAGATGGTGTTGACTATTGAGTGGCATTTTCTCACTTGTTCATGAAATTTTAAATAGATCATCGAGATGTCAATATATTAACGGTTAGTAGCCATGAGTCCATGACAGACGAAATCAAAAAATGGACTTGCTAATACATTTTCTTGGTTTAAACCCATGAAAGTTGACCTTTGTTTACTTTGGTTACCtactatattttcttttttgctgCAAGCTTCTGGACTTTACACGTGTTTTAGGTTTCAGCCATTGACGAAGACAAACCCCGTGAGTCTTCCGCAAGGTTGCTTTGTCCTATCTCAGATTTGCCACACTTACTTATCAGCTTATTTATCAATTACATCGatgcaatccaaaattttttgtatACTATATATTTGTTACACCAGCGGTAACCCgaaaataacaaaagaactACTAAATAGTAACTCAAAatgttcagtttttttttttttgtgggaaaTGATATTAGCACTTAAAAATTCTCAAAACACTTCTTAAACTTCATCTAACGCAAAAGAAGGGAAGGAGTGCTTGAAACTTTTTAAGTAGTGCTAATATCATTTCCGTTTTTCGTGATTACGATATATTATTCTCTTCTACATAAACTATTCAACATGGAACCGTGGTTCGTAAATTATGTCATTCGGTTTCGCTGCATTTGCCTTTATTCAGACCATAACATTTGCCCTGGTCCCATATTTGTAGTGAGTTAAAAAGTTCTCCCCCTCGTGATCTTGGACAATTCCTCTGACAAGTTGccatttcttttcaaatttttagAAGCACTGCTTTAATATAAttgtgactctttttttttt
This portion of the Coffea arabica cultivar ET-39 chromosome 2e, Coffea Arabica ET-39 HiFi, whole genome shotgun sequence genome encodes:
- the LOC113732508 gene encoding peroxidase 12, producing MALVSTNSLTSLLFITSSLLLLLGSFHGTKAQSTPPIVNGLSWTFYDSSCPKLESIVRKRLQKVFKDDVGQAAGLLRLHFHDCFVQGCDGSVLLDGSAGKPSEQQAIPNLTLRLESFKIINDLRSRVQKECGTVVSCSDITALAARDAVYLTGGPEYDVPLGRRDGLNFATANATIANLIPPFANASTILTSLATKNFDATDAVALSGAHTIGRGHCTSFTARLYPNQDTTMDKTFANNLKGVCPTKDSNNTTIMDIRSPNKFDNKYYVDLMNRQGLFTSDQDLYTDGRTRGIVTSFAVNQSLFFEKFVDAMIKMGQLNVLTGTRGEIRANCSVRNSDNSFLSTGVEMGQIGLAQS